A segment of the Branchiostoma floridae strain S238N-H82 chromosome 10, Bfl_VNyyK, whole genome shotgun sequence genome:
aaaaaagaactgttAAAACAACTTTTTGTAAACATTCTAGCTATTCAAATAGTTCTATTCTGTTTAATGTTAGGTATTAGGGAAATCATCACAGTGGAAGTCTGGGGTTGTATCTTTGTCTTCTGTATACTGTTGTCTGAACCCAAAAAATCAACTTCATTACATTTACAATGATAGTTTATACAAtgaaaattgttattttcaatAAGATCACCAGTACCTACATCCCAAGAGAGAGCGATACAGTGTTATACCGTGCCATTGGGGTTCTACTACCCCTTACGGGGTACCTACCCTTACTTACAGCTAAATACTAGTATAACGAAGATGGGAATGTGCCAGGTCTCCCATCCGGGTGAATGATGCACATCACGGTGTGGGCGTGTGGCTAATATGACAGGGAGGTACGCCAGGCCAAAAAAGACCTCATATACTTACCAAACTCAATAAAGGAGAACGGTCTGACAGCCTTCTCTACTTTCTCGGGGTCGTAGGTCGTGATGAACTCCTTCTGTAGCTCATCCAGGAAACAGAAGGCCAGCACGGCCGGGTAGTCATGGTGACACAAGGTCAGGTAGGTCACCGTGGGAGAGGAGATGAAACTGGGAAACAGAAAAGCTCAAAGTCAGTTAACTCTCTAATGGTATGTACTCTTGGTATGtccaattttgtcaaaataagAACTATTATATTTCTTTCACTAAGACCTACAAGTTTGAAAagctttgaagactttgaattttgtgtaatttgagacagctactttgaacTTGAAATATGGCCATATGGATAGTAACATTTGATGGCAAGGTACATTTGATTATAAAAACAGAACTACGTAACTACTAACATTGATGATCATTTTTTGGAAAGAACCTTTGCACAGCTAAGCAGACGTTATACTTATGGCCATCAAGCCATCAGCTCATATGGTATGGGTATGCTAAATGTTTAGAGTTACATGAATAAGAGATATTACAGTAAATGAGTAGAGTATTATTTTACAGCATGTTTACTTTAGTACTTGTCCATTCAGCTGTATGTGTAGTGTATGTTCCCAGGCTTGTTTCAACAAACCAGAAACCCTCTCAACAAAGGTTCCAAAATGGAGGAAATACTAACTTGTTGAGGAATAAtaacaaaatgtagttttgcaATTGTTACAGCCTTCGTTTTTTTGTACAGTAAAGATTCTTTATTGTTTGTCCCCTTCACAATTATGTTTTCTGTCATTCTTgtctgaaaataaaaaaaaattgatactcACTAAATACAGTAGCCGTCCATCTTTGCAACACATCTGTCCGGAAACTGATTCAGCTTCTTGGACATAATCTTGGCGGTTTTCTTGCAGTTCTGCAGGTCTGGACTGGGATCGAAGTCTGTAGATGCGGAGAGGGGAAGACCGTCTCGCCATCGGTATATTGTTGCTGAGATGACCATGATTGTCTTTGGTGTGAAGAGAAACAAACTGGAGACTGGATGCTACACTACCTAAAAGTGGAcacaaaaagagaaaataaacattaaatGAGTTACCTGGGACAAATAAGAGGGACCAGATAGCTAGTTACCAGTATCCACTATACAAGTAAACCGTTATTTATAAACTACAACGCTATATAGTGAACAATGCGCGAGAATTTTTTATCTGTCTTAGTCTCACTCAGAcaacaagtactagtattcaCAGTGGAAAACAACATGAATATTGCTTTCTTTTAGAGGATATCGAGTTGAGCTTATTGCAATTGTTTCAGACATTTTGATTAAACGGTGTGAAAATCCAGCTGGGGAAAACCACGCCCCTCTTTTTTGTAGACAACATCCAAGCGTTTGAACAATCGCTCCTGATCAAAACCTGGCAAAATCATCTAGCTTCAAGGTATCGTCTATGTCGAGTTATCATTGTTCATCGTTAAGATATTTTGCATCTACAGGAATATTGAACCGGTGAAATACGCAAACAGGTAgctaacaaaataaaaaatttaGTCCAATATTTTGAAGTGAAAAGATCGTTTAGCAGGCATTCTAAGCAAAATTCTCACACCAGTTTTACATGTACGTGAACAGTATTCATTATCCTTGCTTCTCCTAccacaaaatataaaatatagtGTGAATTTTACCTGGAAAGTCGCCGAGAAAACACGAAAATATAAAACGCCTCAAACTTTTTTCAATCCATCCGCCATGTTGGCCGCGTGTACTAAGCATGCGCACTAACGCTCAGACTGGAAGTTCTGACTAATATATAGGGGTGGTCCAAAAACAAATGATCGTAAATGATCATAAATACTTTAGTACtgaatgaaatataataattattTACTTTATATAACATCTATTTTCAGGACAAAGATTCGACATTATGGCCTATTTTATAATTTGtagttgaaaataaaatttttgaACATACCTGATTTGTAATGGTCACTTCCATATCACATGACTATCTTTGGTGACTTCCTGATCTGACTGCCAGGCATCAACATATCCTAACATTTCTTGAAGAAAAAGGACCAACACTGCACCATTCAGCATGAGGTTCCGTTTCTGTGGGGAGCTGGACTGCCCAGACTGGGTCTTGGCCGAAATCAGCATCCTCTCCAAACtgacctctgtgaaaatgaagCTTCTTTGTGTCCAAGTGGTCAAAGACTTGCTTGGACAGTCCATAGACTATGACAAAGTCCACAAGCTCACAGCAGATGCTAAATACGAGGCAGGAGATGTGAAAGCCAGTATTGCTGCTTTGTCTTTCATCCTATCGAGTGCAGCGAAGTACCAAGTCGACGGCGAGTCTCTAAGCAACGAGCTACAGCAGCTTGGCTTACCAAAGGAGCATTCCAGTTCGCTGTGTAAGACCTACGCGGACAACTTGAGCAACCTACAGGCGCAGTTCATGCGACAGAGTCTGAAACTGTCCCAGCTCGAGTCCGCAGAATGGCGGGTGGACTACATCCTGAGCTCGAGCGAGTTACAGGAGGTGCAGGAACCGATGGTGCAGCTGAGGTTTAGGGTTCGAAACCCGGACACGGGAGACGTCACGCCACATTCGTTCAACATGACCGCAGACAAGTTCAGGTTGTTTCTGAGTGAACTGAAGCAGGCACACCAAGTCATGGGAGGACTGGCCTTGTAACCTTGGGCCTTGAATGGAAAACTGTTATGAGAAAGCTGAAACACCGTTATATATGACCTCCTTTGATCAATATCGACGATGGTAAAAttctaattgatatcagccctacagcattCGCTGTGGctaaacatttgaaacacagTGTATCTGCTGTATTCAACAAAGGAACCAATTTCGTCATTTTCAAAGCAAGAGAGACTTTGAGAAAAAGCAAAGCGGTTGAAAATAAGATTTTTTCAATGAGTTTCAACTTCCAGCTGTGAAATGTTCAAGATAGcaaatactcaagcaactggatagattttggtCTGGGTAATTGCTATCTtgtgcatcttattacctgtatgATGGTATGAAAGGATTTTTGTGAAAACAGGTTTAACATTATAAATATGACTGAGGAAAACCCAATTTTTGTTCATAGCAGACCGACCAAATGGTAtgatttacaaacaaaaattaaaagataTCGAATTTGAACCTTGTATCAATAGATGTTTTATGTGCCAAGCCATAGACGTGTATGTGAGATGTTACATTTCAAACTTTAATTGTGCTGAAATATCAATGATGATGAGTATTACAATtattactattacatgtacatgtacatgtaactaggcAGATCTACCATGAAATGACTTTCCTGCAGTTAATAAACTGGACTTTTTTTGGTACATTGATGTATGTACACTTGTCTCATTTCTCTTCCTTTTCGAAAATTAGGTCCTACCATACCATTAGGTTTACATTGACATAGCCTGTTGCTTTCACCTGGGAGAGTAGATTTCTATCATGGGAGGCATATATGAAATGAGTTTTATGATGAAAGAACTGACGTTCTGAAATAAAGATTGAGGATGGTTATATTCATGTTTTATAAGAAGCGTTGATATAAATAGAGGttcagtacaatgtatatgggtATATACAAACAGGTACGacttacaaaatacacattatGCCACCCCTATATTACAGTGGATAGACCCAAATCACGTGAACAGAGGCTGACATGCCAGGCCCCATTTTCTCAactgctgattggctgaaaagGTAAAGTGATCATTACTGGAGCGATCTGATTGGCTACCCGATTAAATTCCCGATCAGGGAAGCCCGTAGCGTGGCCTAGTGAGAGAAGGGAAGCAACTTCTTGTCTATCTGCTTTTAAGCGCTTTGTTGCGGTGTTTTCTGGCTTTAGTTGTCTTCAACGAAACATCACAGGTATTTTCTTGATCTTATGCCAATATTTCCTACTAGAATAATTTTCTAGCATCGAATGTGCGGGTTCCCTTTGAAAATTTCGCTGCTGTTTAGACTTGCATGCCCACGGCAGTTGCCATGTGGCACTATTGGCATGTGTGGTTGGTTGCATCATTTTCTATGTTCAATATGCTGCACTTACACTGAACTAAAAACTGTCCATGTACCATGCTCCTAATTACGTATTACAGCTTGGTATTTCTGTATCTACCTCAAGAATATAAAATATGTTTCACCTAAAAGATTATGggcgttgttttgttttggtggtGCACAAGCATGGTGGTAAACACTCTTGATGAACAAAAACAAGCCTTCTCAGAAATTATTCGGAAGTTAAGTTCTCAGTCCACGTTTGAAAGCGTTGCTGATGTAACAGATCTTTTAACTAACGTTCCTTATCGTCTGATCTAACGAAAACAACATGTGTCCGGGGCTATTTTGGTCCAGCATGCAGCAAGACCTTTCTGTGCACATGGTCAAGCGTAACGATGATTTCTATCCCCAACTTTCGCTCGATTTTTAATTCTTTCTGACAACAACTGTTGTGCAAAGGTTTGAACCTCTTATTCATGAAAGAAATAGGATAAAGGTCTGCAGTATGTTAGGTTAAAGTCTAAGGGTTCATAGGTAGGTCAGCTCAAGTCAGTTTCATCAACAGTTTGATTGACACGCCCCGCCGCCTGATAGCCTAGATATGACCCCGCCCCCTCCATGACCTACAACTGTTGCGTCAGCTTGTCTTGCATCATTCACTGGTTAATAATAGTTAATGATAGTTAATGataaggctagttcacctttatcactGGAATAACCTATATAGGCTAGATAGGGCCATGGAAGATCATCCCATCATGTTTAACTATAAAGCTCTGGACAAACCCCACAAACCAACTATGTCTGTATGCTGACCAAATGGAGCGAGACTCCTACCTTactgaagaactctactctactctatatatagtctttggaaagtcctatagctgcattcagtcttgtTTCATATCCCCATATACCCTAGGgatatgaagaaagactgaatgcagctataggactttccaaagactttagatgcagaatacagtgactgatgatgatgatgatgatatgggGATTCTAAGTCGACCGACTGACAGTAGTTTTAAAGTTCAAATTCAAACTATCTGTGAACTTAATATCCCTATTACTTTTTGATACaataaatataacgttaggctaccctgcagataaaggtgaactagcgttagttatcatcatcatttgtttacataaacaaacaatgaaacCTTTTGATGCCACAACAAATGACAAATAGAATGTGTGCAAAAAAG
Coding sequences within it:
- the LOC118424755 gene encoding COMM domain-containing protein 4-like — translated: MRFRFCGELDCPDWVLAEISILSKLTSVKMKLLCVQVVKDLLGQSIDYDKVHKLTADAKYEAGDVKASIAALSFILSSAAKYQVDGESLSNELQQLGLPKEHSSSLCKTYADNLSNLQAQFMRQSLKLSQLESAEWRVDYILSSSELQEVQEPMVQLRFRVRNPDTGDVTPHSFNMTADKFRLFLSELKQAHQVMGGLAL